The genomic interval CTCTGAGTCATGATAGAGCAGGAAAAGCGCTTTTTCAACCGTCCGCGGAATGCGAATGCATCCTCTCGCCTTGACACCCGATTCTTTTTGCTGATATCTACACGAAATTTCGTAAAAGAGGTGCCTCATGAATGACAACCGTTCCCGAATCGTATTAACCGATACACTGAAGACCTATACGTTTGATCAGGATAAGATGCTGGATCCGTTGGAAACCGTGCAACGAGTTAGAGCGCGCTTCGACAGGGTAAACCTGGACGTGTTGAAAGAGACCGTGCGCATCGATCGCGGCCGGCTGGATATTCCAGTGTTTATCAGTGTTTGCGGTGGAGCAGCGTTACGCACCATCGGCACCAAAAAGCAAATGGGAAAAGGGGCCACTCCGGCCCAAGCCGAAGCCAGCGCGCTGATGGAGCTGGTGGAACGTTACAGCTTTTTCCATTTTCTAAAAGACCATCCCTTTATCGCAGCCGAATATCGGTCCGTTGCCCACGATGCCATGCCTTTCCATCACATTGCCGAGGCCGTACACCACGATCCGAACGACCTGGAGCGCGCCCTCAAAGCACTGGACGGACTGCCTTTGAAATGGGCCTGGGGACGTAACCTCACCCAGGGCCGGGATATGCTCATACCCATAGACTGGTTTTACGAAATTAACCAGTTTAACGGACCTTCCGCGGGAAACAGCCTTGAAGAAGCCATTCTTCAAGGAACTTGCGAAGTGGTGGAACGACACGTGTCCGCTCTGATATGCCGTGGCAGGCTGGAACTTCCAAGCATTGAACCCGGAAGCGTGAAAAGTGAAGCGGCCCTCGAGTTGATCCGAAAATACAGGGCAAATGGGATTGAGCTGTTTATGAAGGATTTCACCCTCGGAATGGGCATACCGTCCATAGGCGCCCTCGCCTGGGACCCATCTACTTTTCCCAAACGTAGCGAAATCGTTTTCACGGCCGGCACGGCAACCGATCCGGAAAAGGCATTGATTCGGGCGCTTACGGAGATCGCCCAGTTGGCCGGCGATTTTGACACCGACGGCGAATATGTTGCCAGCGGCCTTCCCAAGCCGCGGCGCCTGGACGAAGTACTCTACGTGACGCAAGACCATGGCCCGGCGGTGAGTATCGATCAGCTTCCGAACATTGCCGAGCAAAACATGCGTCACGAGGTGGAACGGTGCGTTCAAACCCTGTCCGGAAAGGGCTTCGAACTGTACGTAGTAAACACCACCCATCCGAATATAGACGTGCCGGCCGTCTATACGATCGTACCCGGCTGTCATTTCCGTGAGCGCTCCAAGGGAACTAGTGTGCCGTTCTTTGCAGCAAAGCTCATCCATCAAAATCTCGATGTGTGGGAAGCGCTGGAGCGTTTGCAGAACCTCAACCGTTTGTACCCGGACAAATACTACCTGCAGTATTACGAAGGCGTTTGCTACGCAGGTATGGGCGATCAGGATTCCGCCATCGCCAAATTCCTGCGAGCGTTGGATCTCGAGCCCGGCCCTGAAGACGCTCCCACGATCCAATGTTACCTGGGCATATGTCACAAAGACATGGGTGACTATTCTCGGGCGATACAAGAATTGGAGAAAGCGACCGTTCTGGATCCGGAATGCAAGGAGGCCCACAATGCCATGGGCTTTTGTTTCTTCAAGCTGAAGGAACATGAAAAAGCCATTGAATGTTTTGAAAACGTACTGCGCATCGACCCGGGTTCCGCCATCGATTATGCCAATATAGCCTCCAACTTGAGAGAACTAGGCCGCATTGACGAGGCCATACGGCTGTATGGAATGGCCTTGGAATTGGATGCCGGCATTGACTTCGCTCGTCACAATCTCGAGCTGCTGACGCAACGGAAAGAGCAAATGGAACCGGGCGCGAATTCCTGAACCCGTCAGGTCGCGCCATCCTCACATTTCGGATCGACTGGGCGCTTGACCGGGTGTTGGGATTTATCTATGGTTGAATGCGTCCAAAATTCTATCTATCCGGGGGTGTCATGAATCGCTCAATCTGGTTCGCCATAGGTACCGTATGCCTGTTCGCTTCGTCCCTGTTCACCGCCTGCGACAGCCGTTCGGTGGACAGTCCGACCGTCGCTTCCGTGGAGCCCTCGGCGGCGCAGGTCAAGTCCGTGATCACCATTAACGGTTCCCACTTTGTCGACTCCTACAGCCAGACGGTCGTTCAGTTCACGGGAGGAAACGCCGTAGTCAAAGACTTCATATCCGTCACCAACTCCGAGATCGTAATTCGCGTTCCCAATGTAGGCCAAACGGGCCCCCTCTCGGTGAAGGTGCAGGATGAAATCAGTAACGGAGTGTCTTTTTCGGTGTTCGGCCCGTGGGCGTATGTTGGCCATGGGAATGCCAATCCGCTACTGACCGTTATCGACAGTCATGTCAATGAGAGCGCCGAGAGCGTGGAAATCCGGGCCGAAATAGGGCTGGAAGGCGCTCCGGAGGCCTTGGCGCCCACGCCGGAAGGCGACAAGACGTATGTCTCCCTGCCGTCCATAAATACCATTGTTGTGCTTGATGCCCCCAACAACACGATTGCCGGCGTACTGCAGGATGGAGTTGGTCCGGCTCCGTCCGCCATGGCGGCCACCAAACAGGACAAACACAAGCTGTTTGTAGCCAACCGCGGCGACCGTTCCGTTACGGTCGTCGATACGCTTACCAACACGGTCATCGCCACGCTGACCGTCTCCGGAGATCCGGATGACGGGCGAACGGATTGGGGTACGGCCTCCGTAGCGCTGGATCCTTCTTTCCAGACTTGCTACGTGATTTTTAAGGATGAAGGCATCTTGAGGGCCTACTGGGTGGATTCTCTCCAGGTGCGATCTGAAAACGAGTTCGGTCCTCAGCCGATAAGGCTGCTCGTGCTTCCGAACAACAGCAAGGTCTACAGTCTGAATCAGGCCAGTATCGAGGAAGGAAACGAGACCAGCGGATCACTCACTACATTGCTGATCAGCGAGCAACGCAGATTTACGGACGTCACCGTGGGATCGAATCCAACAGACATGGTTGCCGCGGCCAGTGTTCAGGTGATTGTTGCCAACCGGAGCAGCAACTCCGTCTCCGTCGTGAACGCAGACGGGGACGTGGTCGTAAGAACGTTTGCCGATGGGGAAGTGGGCGTCGAGCCGGCCGGCGTCACGTTGTCGGGCGATAACCAGTTCATTTACGTAGCCAGCGCAGGCAACGGGTCCGTGTACGTCATCAATCGCGAACAGCTGACCGTCAACAAAGAGATACCGGTCTCTTCCGGCATAACGGATATCCAATATCGCGACACTGGCGAAGGGGAAAGGCTGTTCGTGCTGAACCCGGTTGAAAACACGGTGACCGCCATTACTGTCGAAGATGACAAGGACGAAGTCATCTCCTCCGCCACGATCGCGGAAGGAGCCCTCTTCATGTTGGTGGAGGAACTCACCACTTACCCGCCGTCTGAATAGACCTGTCCGGACGGCGAAAGTCCCTGCCTATCCCGCACGGACTCTTTTCGGACTCACCTACCCGCTTTCGAGTTCGTTGAGAGCGCCGTGCGCTTGATCTTTCTCCGGGTTCGGCCCGATCATCACGAAATAGAAGCCGTGTTTGATCGGCTCAGCCTCGTGGATACGAATGGACACCCTGCGATAGTTCCGTCAGAGCATCCTTTTCAGCTCGCTCAACGAATCGATATGTGCTTCCGCTTCGAGTTCCGGATTTCGGAAAGCGATGAGAGAAACGGACGCCTGCACCGAGGCTTGTTCGTCAATCACGCTGTCGCCGATGTATACCGCCTGACGGTTCGTCAGACGGAACGCTTCCAGGGCCTTGTTCAAAGCTTCAGGATCAGGTTTGGGGCGTGAAACATCCAGGGCGCTAACCACCACATCGAACAGCTCATTCAAACCATGGAGCTTCAGCAGTCCTGCCAAGGTCGTGCTCCGGTTGGAAACCACTGCGGTCTTGTAGCGTTCCCTAAGGTACCCGAGCACTTCTTTCAGGTCCGGCTCCATGGTCATATACTGTATGAAAGGGGCATAATCCACCGTCTTGAGGTATTTCATCGCGGCGGGCAACGACTCGGGATGGTGGCGCATAATGTATTTCACCGAATCCCACGCCGTCAGCATATGGACCGGACCTACGTCCTCGTCCGGCATGTCGGGAAACCCCAAGTGATTTAAAATACTGTTGTAATAATGCCGGTTGGCTTCACGCGAGTCGAACATTACCCCGTCGCAGTCGAACAGAATCGCTTGAACGTCATTCCACATGGTTGCTTTCCGTAGTTCTCTCGTGCCGCCGCCACCGGAATGTGGCAGGGCGTACCTGAAACGTTGATTCTTCTGTGAGTATCATCTTTAACGAATTTTGTGAGGGATGAATATAGGGCAAAACGGAGTCAAATACAAGGATGAAACTCGAAGATGACAAAACTAACTTATTGATATTTTTGTAGCTTTCCAGAAAAAAAAGTTTGCATAGGGACGAAATCTCTGATATAGGAGAGCCATTCAAACGCGGGATCATGGTGAGTGTAGCTCAGTTGGCAGAGCACCGGGTTGTGGCCCCGGTTGTCGTGGGTTCAAGTCCCATCACTCACCCCAAATAAATCAAGGACTTAGGCCGGTGGTCCAAGTCCTTTTTTGTTTACCACATGTAGCTACGCGGCTACGTGCTCATGAGCGGGCCTCAGGCATCGCCCCGGGCCGAATCACGGCGAAACCGGTTCGCTATCCTGCACCAGCGGCCGGAGCGCCCGTCTTTTCAGCGCCGTTACAGCAGCAGAAGTTCCTATGCGGGAAAAACGTTAATCAACTTCGATCCGATCTATCTGCGCTTCAGCTACTTTTCGGCTTTCGATCTGGATTTCATCCACCAATTCGCTGATCTGGCGAGAGGCGTCACTGGACCTTTTCGCGAGAACGCGGATTTCTTCCGAGACCACGGCAAACCCTGCCCCGAGTTCGCCCGCTCGCGCCGCCTCCACCGCGGCGTTGATCGCCAGCAGATTGGTCTGGCGAGCGATAAGCTCGATGCTCTTTACGATATCGTCTATTTTCTCTAGTTTCTTGGCAAGGTTCTTGGCGGTCTCGATCTGTTCATGAATGGCCTTGTCTTTCTTCACTTCATCCGTCACGTCGCGACCGATTTCAAGAAAACCGTCAATCTTGCCCTCTTCGTTTTTCAAGGCCGTGACCGTGCAATGCAGTGGAAACATTTCCCCGTTTTTCCGCAGCCGCCTCATGGTAAACAGGGCCTTGCCGGTTTTCATGACCTGTTTGGAGCGCTGTCGCTGAATGTCGGCCGCTTTGCCGCTATCGTCCTTTATGAAACTGAATGATACCGGGCGTCCCATCGCTTCGTCACGGGTCCAGCCAAACAGATTCTCTGCGCCGGTGTTCCAACTCCCAACCTTGCCTTGCATGGTAACCGTAATAAAAGAGTATAGTGAAGCACTGTCCAGGATTCTCTGAAAAAGCTGTTTTTCAGCTTCGTATTGTTTTTGTAGTTGTTCACTGTCCGCCTTGTCACGCACGTCGGGAAGCAGTTTCTGCTCCTCTCGTGCAGCCGATTTGTACTGGTCCAGAAGTCCCTGGACTGCCAGGAATCTCTCCGCCAATTGGTGCTGAAGGCTTCCCTCCCGAATGTCTTCAGGCTCGACGCTCGGGTCCGGCTCCGGACTCAACGCGAAGTCGGCGAGGCTTTCCCAACCCCGGACCTCTCTTCGAAAGAAGATATACACAGTGAACTCGCACAGCAGGAACGTTCCTGCAAGAACCGAAAGGGACCTCATGAGATCTTCCGGTGGAAAGAAATACCACATGCTCGCTGCCGAGATAATAAAGATAGCCGCGATGAGTCCCATCGTCATCCAGAGGTAACGGCGATTGTTCATTATCGATCTCCTCGATTCTTGCATCTTTACCAAGTAATACTCACATGAACATGAATTATAGCGAGCCGTCCGGAGACGACCTTCCGGCAAATTGAACATCGGTACTAGAAGGACCTCGGCCGCGAGCGTTCCAGCCGGCCTTCTCGTGCGTCATTCCGACCTCTCCGAAAGAACCATACAAGCATAGGAGTCTGCCGAAACAGCTCCGTAGCACCTATGAGACAACCTCGTAAAAGACATCGGATGAACTGCGCAATACTTTAGGCTTATAAGTGAGCAGCCCGCTGAAAAAGCCAGGCCGAGTCGGGGTTCAATTTGTTTCATGGCATCGAAGCGATTCAGTTTCCCCAACTTATATAATGTTTAAGAGCACTCTCCCACTCAGTCCCGTCTCAGCTCAACAACGAATTCCGATGCCCGTCCTTTTTCCCAACGGGCCGTTCTTCAACGGCTTACTACTCGAACTTCCTGAATAAGAAAGCACGACACCGCGAAAAGGGATTTATTTCCATTGGCGATAATGTGTCAAAACGGCATCACTTTCAAGCCCTGATTGGCTGCAGTTTGAGTTCGGGCAGTCGGAAATAGGTTTACAAACCCATCGAAGTTCAGGAAGTGACTGTTCCATGCCTTCGATTTGCCTAGGATCAAGGCCTACAGGCACGATTTTTTGGTGGAATTTGGGTGCGAAATCGATAGAATGGGAAAAGTATTTACGTTCATCGCGGATTTCCACGCCAGCGGGAGGTTGCTCAATGAAACGGGAACACAAGGAACGGCTCGGTCGAGCCGAACCACAAAAAAGAACCGGCTATGTAAAACCGAAACTCACTCCTCTGAAGAAGCTCAAAAATGTTACAGCGGGGTTGGGCTCCCCACAATCGTAATTTGAGGGTTACACGATCAGATTCACATTGCCTCCCACCACGATTGGGTTAAAAAAAGACGCGTTGCCGAACACGCTTGATAGGAGGAACTCCACCGCCGCACTCGAGTTGGTCGCGGGCGAGTCTTCGGAGGCCTCGATCAACGTTACGGGCAGCGGAATCGCCTGTCCGCCTTCCTGCGGGGGCTCCGATGGGAGGTTCACCAGGACCTGGGATACTGGGGATGCACTGGCAAACTGCGCGGTGACCTGCAGGTTTTCGAGTCGTTCCACAATACCCTGCAGGCGCCTCATCTTGTCCACCAGGGCGAAGGCCAAGGCATCATCAATGAGTTTTTCCTGTTCCTCATTTT from Deltaproteobacteria bacterium carries:
- a CDS encoding HAD-IA family hydrolase; protein product: MWNDVQAILFDCDGVMFDSREANRHYYNSILNHLGFPDMPDEDVGPVHMLTAWDSVKYIMRHHPESLPAAMKYLKTVDYAPFIQYMTMEPDLKEVLGYLRERYKTAVVSNRSTTLAGLLKLHGLNELFDVVVSALDVSRPKPDPEALNKALEAFRLTNRQAVYIGDSVIDEQASVQASVSLIAFRNPELEAEAHIDSLSELKRML
- a CDS encoding YcaO-like family protein translates to MNDNRSRIVLTDTLKTYTFDQDKMLDPLETVQRVRARFDRVNLDVLKETVRIDRGRLDIPVFISVCGGAALRTIGTKKQMGKGATPAQAEASALMELVERYSFFHFLKDHPFIAAEYRSVAHDAMPFHHIAEAVHHDPNDLERALKALDGLPLKWAWGRNLTQGRDMLIPIDWFYEINQFNGPSAGNSLEEAILQGTCEVVERHVSALICRGRLELPSIEPGSVKSEAALELIRKYRANGIELFMKDFTLGMGIPSIGALAWDPSTFPKRSEIVFTAGTATDPEKALIRALTEIAQLAGDFDTDGEYVASGLPKPRRLDEVLYVTQDHGPAVSIDQLPNIAEQNMRHEVERCVQTLSGKGFELYVVNTTHPNIDVPAVYTIVPGCHFRERSKGTSVPFFAAKLIHQNLDVWEALERLQNLNRLYPDKYYLQYYEGVCYAGMGDQDSAIAKFLRALDLEPGPEDAPTIQCYLGICHKDMGDYSRAIQELEKATVLDPECKEAHNAMGFCFFKLKEHEKAIECFENVLRIDPGSAIDYANIASNLRELGRIDEAIRLYGMALELDAGIDFARHNLELLTQRKEQMEPGANS
- a CDS encoding PAS domain-containing methyl-accepting chemotaxis protein → MFNLPEGRLRTARYNSCSCEYYLVKMQESRRSIMNNRRYLWMTMGLIAAIFIISAASMWYFFPPEDLMRSLSVLAGTFLLCEFTVYIFFRREVRGWESLADFALSPEPDPSVEPEDIREGSLQHQLAERFLAVQGLLDQYKSAAREEQKLLPDVRDKADSEQLQKQYEAEKQLFQRILDSASLYSFITVTMQGKVGSWNTGAENLFGWTRDEAMGRPVSFSFIKDDSGKAADIQRQRSKQVMKTGKALFTMRRLRKNGEMFPLHCTVTALKNEEGKIDGFLEIGRDVTDEVKKDKAIHEQIETAKNLAKKLEKIDDIVKSIELIARQTNLLAINAAVEAARAGELGAGFAVVSEEIRVLAKRSSDASRQISELVDEIQIESRKVAEAQIDRIEVD
- a CDS encoding IPT/TIG domain-containing protein, which gives rise to MNRSIWFAIGTVCLFASSLFTACDSRSVDSPTVASVEPSAAQVKSVITINGSHFVDSYSQTVVQFTGGNAVVKDFISVTNSEIVIRVPNVGQTGPLSVKVQDEISNGVSFSVFGPWAYVGHGNANPLLTVIDSHVNESAESVEIRAEIGLEGAPEALAPTPEGDKTYVSLPSINTIVVLDAPNNTIAGVLQDGVGPAPSAMAATKQDKHKLFVANRGDRSVTVVDTLTNTVIATLTVSGDPDDGRTDWGTASVALDPSFQTCYVIFKDEGILRAYWVDSLQVRSENEFGPQPIRLLVLPNNSKVYSLNQASIEEGNETSGSLTTLLISEQRRFTDVTVGSNPTDMVAAASVQVIVANRSSNSVSVVNADGDVVVRTFADGEVGVEPAGVTLSGDNQFIYVASAGNGSVYVINREQLTVNKEIPVSSGITDIQYRDTGEGERLFVLNPVENTVTAITVEDDKDEVISSATIAEGALFMLVEELTTYPPSE